A genomic stretch from Theobroma cacao cultivar B97-61/B2 chromosome 4, Criollo_cocoa_genome_V2, whole genome shotgun sequence includes:
- the LOC18601664 gene encoding putative G3BP-like protein isoform X3: MALETATPPATPSAQVVGHAFVEQYYHILCNSPELAHRFYHDSSVLSRPDSNGVMTSVTTMQGINEKILSLDYPNHKTEINTADAQKSYKEGVTVLVTGCQTGKDNLKRKFAQSFFLAPQDNGYFVLNDVFRYVEDGEPLENHKVNGVNDAPRVPSTPESEPTQVLDPSAPDPATALVEENQNVAEHVDEPSGQERQVVNEKEAVSESQSHSNGNDISIVVESTSSSAQEDTPKKSYASIVKVPKGGSGPTRVYVPTNTPRVTPKKAENQSPVSAATAPPEASLPTSVDAPESNNIPEEVTVEGHSIYIRNLPFNVTPIQLEQEFNKFGPIKQGGVQVRNNKQQGYCFGFVEFLSLSSMNDAIQFQSRTVQGCLPWGSKLITYRFKFCIGTLKVA; the protein is encoded by the exons ATGGCATTGGAAACAGCCACTCCCCCAGCTACTCCAAGTGCCCAAGTCGTTGGACATGCTTTTGTCGAGCAGTATTACCACATTCTTTGCAACTCACCAGAATTGGCTCATAGATTCTATCATGATTCAAGTGTGCTTAGCCGGCCAGATTCGAATGGTGTGATGACATCAGTGACAACCATGCAA GGTATTAATGAGAAGATTCTTTCCTTGGATTACCCAAACCACAAGACTGAGATTAATACTGCTGATGCCCAGAAGTCTTATAAGGAAGGTGTAACTGTGCTAGTAACTGGATGTCAAACGGGCAAGGATAACTTGAAGAGAAAATTTGCACAGTCTTTTTTCCTTGCTCCACAAGACAATGGGTATTTTGTGTTAAATGATGTATTTAGGTATGTAGAAGATGGTGAACCTTTGGAGAATCATAAAGTTAATGGTGTTAATGATGCTCCTAGAGTGCCTTCAACACCAGAATCtg AGCCAACTCAAGTTCTGGATCCTTCTGCCCCGGATCCAGCAACTGCTCTTGTGGAAGAGAATCAAAATGTTGCTGAGCACGTTGATGAGCCATCAGGCCAGGAGAGACAGGTGGTCAATGAAAAAGAGGCAGTTTCAGAATCCCAGTCTCATTCAAATGGTAATGATATTTCCATAGTTGTTGAATCAACTTCTTCTTCAGCCCAAGAGGATACTCCAAAGAAATCTTATGCATCAATT GTGAAAGTACCAAAAGGGGGTTCAGGGCCAACTAGAGTCTATGTGCCTACCAATACCCCAAGAGTGACACCCAAGAAAGCTGAGAACCAGTCTCCTGTGTCTGCAGCAACTGCTCCACCTGAAGCATCTTTACCTACTAGCGTTGATGCCCCTGAGAGTAACAATATTCCTGAGGAAG tCACAGTTGAGGGCCACTCCATTTATATTCGAAACTTGCCCTTCAATGTGACGCCTATACAGCTTGAGCAGGAGTTTAACAAGTTTGGACCAATCAAGCAAGGGGGTGTCCAAGTTAGAAACAACAAG CAACAGGGATACTgctttggttttgttgaatttttgtCTTTGAGCTCCATGAATGATGCAATTCAG TTTCAAAGCAGGACAGTGCAAGGTTGTCTGCCTTGGGGTTCTAAGTTGATCACCTACAGATTCAAATTCTGTATTGGGACCTTGAAGGTAGCTTGA
- the LOC18601664 gene encoding putative G3BP-like protein isoform X1 codes for MALETATPPATPSAQVVGHAFVEQYYHILCNSPELAHRFYHDSSVLSRPDSNGVMTSVTTMQGINEKILSLDYPNHKTEINTADAQKSYKEGVTVLVTGCQTGKDNLKRKFAQSFFLAPQDNGYFVLNDVFRYVEDGEPLENHKVNGVNDAPRVPSTPESEPTQVLDPSAPDPATALVEENQNVAEHVDEPSGQERQVVNEKEAVSESQSHSNGNDISIVVESTSSSAQEDTPKKSYASIVKVPKGGSGPTRVYVPTNTPRVTPKKAENQSPVSAATAPPEASLPTSVDAPESNNIPEEVTVEGHSIYIRNLPFNVTPIQLEQEFNKFGPIKQGGVQVRNNKQQGYCFGFVEFLSLSSMNDAIQASPIAIGDRQAVVEIKRTSTRVGSGRGSFPSRRGGFRSDSFRGRGNYGGSRSFGRNEYGNRGEFSARARGSAGREGRGRGGRSSGPKQTSAST; via the exons ATGGCATTGGAAACAGCCACTCCCCCAGCTACTCCAAGTGCCCAAGTCGTTGGACATGCTTTTGTCGAGCAGTATTACCACATTCTTTGCAACTCACCAGAATTGGCTCATAGATTCTATCATGATTCAAGTGTGCTTAGCCGGCCAGATTCGAATGGTGTGATGACATCAGTGACAACCATGCAA GGTATTAATGAGAAGATTCTTTCCTTGGATTACCCAAACCACAAGACTGAGATTAATACTGCTGATGCCCAGAAGTCTTATAAGGAAGGTGTAACTGTGCTAGTAACTGGATGTCAAACGGGCAAGGATAACTTGAAGAGAAAATTTGCACAGTCTTTTTTCCTTGCTCCACAAGACAATGGGTATTTTGTGTTAAATGATGTATTTAGGTATGTAGAAGATGGTGAACCTTTGGAGAATCATAAAGTTAATGGTGTTAATGATGCTCCTAGAGTGCCTTCAACACCAGAATCtg AGCCAACTCAAGTTCTGGATCCTTCTGCCCCGGATCCAGCAACTGCTCTTGTGGAAGAGAATCAAAATGTTGCTGAGCACGTTGATGAGCCATCAGGCCAGGAGAGACAGGTGGTCAATGAAAAAGAGGCAGTTTCAGAATCCCAGTCTCATTCAAATGGTAATGATATTTCCATAGTTGTTGAATCAACTTCTTCTTCAGCCCAAGAGGATACTCCAAAGAAATCTTATGCATCAATT GTGAAAGTACCAAAAGGGGGTTCAGGGCCAACTAGAGTCTATGTGCCTACCAATACCCCAAGAGTGACACCCAAGAAAGCTGAGAACCAGTCTCCTGTGTCTGCAGCAACTGCTCCACCTGAAGCATCTTTACCTACTAGCGTTGATGCCCCTGAGAGTAACAATATTCCTGAGGAAG tCACAGTTGAGGGCCACTCCATTTATATTCGAAACTTGCCCTTCAATGTGACGCCTATACAGCTTGAGCAGGAGTTTAACAAGTTTGGACCAATCAAGCAAGGGGGTGTCCAAGTTAGAAACAACAAG CAACAGGGATACTgctttggttttgttgaatttttgtCTTTGAGCTCCATGAATGATGCAATTCAG GCTTCACCAATTGCAATTGGTGATCGACAAGCTGTTGTGGAGATAAAGAGAACTTCAACTAGAG TTGGTAGTGGAAGAGGTAGCTTCCCCTCCAGAAGGGGAGGGTTTCGAAGTGATAGCTTCAGAGGTCGTGGAAACTATGGTGGTAGTCGAAGCTTTGGCAGAAATGAATATGGAAACCGAGGTGAATTTTCTGCTCGAGCTAGGGGTTCAGCTGGGCGTgaaggaagaggaagaggtGGGCGTTCAAGTGGACCAAAACAGACTTCTGCTTCTACTTGA
- the LOC18601664 gene encoding putative G3BP-like protein isoform X2 encodes MALETATPPATPSAQVVGHAFVEQYYHILCNSPELAHRFYHDSSVLSRPDSNGVMTSVTTMQGINEKILSLDYPNHKTEINTADAQKSYKEGVTVLVTGCQTGKDNLKRKFAQSFFLAPQDNGYFVLNDVFRYVEDGEPLENHKVNGVNDAPRVPSTPESEPTQVLDPSAPDPATALVEENQNVAEHVDEPSGQERQVVNEKEAVSESQSHSNGNDISIVVESTSSSAQEDTPKKSYASIVKVPKGGSGPTRVYVPTNTPRVTPKKAENQSPVSAATAPPEASLPTSVDAPESNNIPEEVEGHSIYIRNLPFNVTPIQLEQEFNKFGPIKQGGVQVRNNKQQGYCFGFVEFLSLSSMNDAIQASPIAIGDRQAVVEIKRTSTRVGSGRGSFPSRRGGFRSDSFRGRGNYGGSRSFGRNEYGNRGEFSARARGSAGREGRGRGGRSSGPKQTSAST; translated from the exons ATGGCATTGGAAACAGCCACTCCCCCAGCTACTCCAAGTGCCCAAGTCGTTGGACATGCTTTTGTCGAGCAGTATTACCACATTCTTTGCAACTCACCAGAATTGGCTCATAGATTCTATCATGATTCAAGTGTGCTTAGCCGGCCAGATTCGAATGGTGTGATGACATCAGTGACAACCATGCAA GGTATTAATGAGAAGATTCTTTCCTTGGATTACCCAAACCACAAGACTGAGATTAATACTGCTGATGCCCAGAAGTCTTATAAGGAAGGTGTAACTGTGCTAGTAACTGGATGTCAAACGGGCAAGGATAACTTGAAGAGAAAATTTGCACAGTCTTTTTTCCTTGCTCCACAAGACAATGGGTATTTTGTGTTAAATGATGTATTTAGGTATGTAGAAGATGGTGAACCTTTGGAGAATCATAAAGTTAATGGTGTTAATGATGCTCCTAGAGTGCCTTCAACACCAGAATCtg AGCCAACTCAAGTTCTGGATCCTTCTGCCCCGGATCCAGCAACTGCTCTTGTGGAAGAGAATCAAAATGTTGCTGAGCACGTTGATGAGCCATCAGGCCAGGAGAGACAGGTGGTCAATGAAAAAGAGGCAGTTTCAGAATCCCAGTCTCATTCAAATGGTAATGATATTTCCATAGTTGTTGAATCAACTTCTTCTTCAGCCCAAGAGGATACTCCAAAGAAATCTTATGCATCAATT GTGAAAGTACCAAAAGGGGGTTCAGGGCCAACTAGAGTCTATGTGCCTACCAATACCCCAAGAGTGACACCCAAGAAAGCTGAGAACCAGTCTCCTGTGTCTGCAGCAACTGCTCCACCTGAAGCATCTTTACCTACTAGCGTTGATGCCCCTGAGAGTAACAATATTCCTGAGGAAG TTGAGGGCCACTCCATTTATATTCGAAACTTGCCCTTCAATGTGACGCCTATACAGCTTGAGCAGGAGTTTAACAAGTTTGGACCAATCAAGCAAGGGGGTGTCCAAGTTAGAAACAACAAG CAACAGGGATACTgctttggttttgttgaatttttgtCTTTGAGCTCCATGAATGATGCAATTCAG GCTTCACCAATTGCAATTGGTGATCGACAAGCTGTTGTGGAGATAAAGAGAACTTCAACTAGAG TTGGTAGTGGAAGAGGTAGCTTCCCCTCCAGAAGGGGAGGGTTTCGAAGTGATAGCTTCAGAGGTCGTGGAAACTATGGTGGTAGTCGAAGCTTTGGCAGAAATGAATATGGAAACCGAGGTGAATTTTCTGCTCGAGCTAGGGGTTCAGCTGGGCGTgaaggaagaggaagaggtGGGCGTTCAAGTGGACCAAAACAGACTTCTGCTTCTACTTGA